Proteins encoded within one genomic window of Streptomyces profundus:
- a CDS encoding nucleotidyltransferase family protein — MTGAAAVAGVVLAAGSGRRLGGRVKALLEHEGRPLVELTSGALRAAGCAPVLVVLGAGADEIQERASLGACRIVRNPDWASGMGSSLRAGLAALDALAEPPAGALVALVDQPWVGVEAMARVRAAFRSPASLAAAGYGGRRGHPVLLGADHFAGVAAAARGDRGARDYLRAHQDRLTLVECGDVAVPDDIDQPADLRRLSGPPSDR, encoded by the coding sequence ATGACGGGTGCGGCGGCGGTGGCCGGGGTGGTGTTGGCGGCCGGCAGCGGGAGGCGGCTGGGCGGGCGGGTCAAGGCGCTGCTGGAGCATGAGGGGCGCCCCCTGGTGGAGTTGACGTCCGGGGCGTTGCGCGCGGCCGGTTGCGCGCCGGTGCTGGTGGTGTTGGGCGCCGGCGCGGACGAGATCCAGGAGCGCGCGTCGCTGGGCGCCTGCCGGATCGTGCGCAACCCGGACTGGGCCTCGGGGATGGGCTCCTCGTTGCGCGCCGGGCTCGCCGCGCTGGACGCGCTGGCCGAGCCGCCGGCGGGCGCGCTGGTGGCGCTGGTCGACCAACCGTGGGTGGGCGTCGAGGCGATGGCCCGGGTGCGGGCGGCGTTCCGTTCCCCGGCGTCCCTGGCCGCGGCCGGCTATGGCGGGCGGCGCGGGCATCCGGTGCTGCTGGGGGCCGACCACTTCGCCGGGGTGGCCGCCGCCGCGCGCGGCGACCGGGGCGCGCGCGACTATCTGCGGGCGCACCAGGATCGGCTCACGCTGGTGGAGTGTGGGGATGTGGCGGTTCCAGACGATATCGACCAACCGGCCGACCTGCGCAGGCTGTCAGGACCGCCATCGGATCGTTGA
- a CDS encoding IclR family transcriptional regulator: MPPSDVRKSSASGGVQSLERAFGLLEQMADAGGVTGLSELASSSGLPLPTIHRLMRTLVACGYVRQQPNRRYALGPRLIRLGEAAARPLATWARPYLARLAAETGETANMALLDGDDAVYVAQAPSRHSMRMFTEVGRRVLPHATGVGKALLAGLSDDEVRALLRRTGMPAITERTLTSPDAFLRELRMVRTRGFAVDDNEQEIGVRCLAVPLPHAPTPAAISVSGPAGRLTDEAVEKLAPLLREVAHELGTALAAEPEADG, encoded by the coding sequence GTGCCGCCGTCCGACGTGCGCAAGTCCTCCGCCAGCGGCGGGGTTCAGTCTCTTGAGCGGGCCTTCGGGCTGCTCGAACAGATGGCCGATGCCGGCGGCGTCACCGGGCTGAGCGAGCTGGCCAGCAGCAGCGGGCTGCCGCTCCCCACCATCCACCGCCTGATGCGCACCCTGGTCGCCTGCGGCTATGTCCGCCAACAGCCCAACAGACGCTATGCGTTGGGCCCCCGGCTGATCCGTCTGGGCGAGGCAGCCGCCCGCCCGCTGGCCACCTGGGCGCGCCCTTATCTGGCCAGGCTGGCGGCCGAGACCGGCGAGACGGCCAACATGGCGCTGCTCGACGGGGACGACGCGGTCTATGTGGCACAGGCGCCCTCGCGTCACTCCATGCGGATGTTCACGGAGGTGGGCCGGCGGGTGCTGCCGCACGCCACCGGCGTCGGCAAGGCGCTGCTCGCCGGGCTGAGTGATGACGAGGTGCGGGCGCTGCTGCGCCGCACCGGGATGCCGGCGATCACCGAGCGCACCCTGACCTCGCCCGACGCCTTCCTGCGCGAGCTGCGCATGGTGCGGACGCGGGGCTTCGCGGTGGACGACAACGAGCAGGAGATCGGCGTGCGCTGCCTCGCGGTCCCGCTGCCGCACGCCCCGACCCCGGCCGCCATATCCGTCTCGGGCCCGGCGGGCCGGCTGACGGACGAGGCGGTCGAGAAACTGGCCCCCCTGCTGCGCGAGGTCGCCCACGAACTGGGCACGGCCCTGGCCGCCGAGCCGGAGGCAGACGGCTGA
- the allB gene encoding allantoinase AllB, translated as MSEADAFPARPIDVLLRSRRVVTPTGTRPACVAVAGERIEALLSHDAPPPPGARLVDYGDAALLPGLVDTHVHINDPGRAAWEGFASATRAAAAGGVTTLLDMPLNSVPPTVSPEALAVKRAAARGRVWVDVGFWGGAVPENAGRLRALHRSGVFGFKCFLSPSGVEEFPALDPAGLAEALAEIAAFDGLLIVHAEDPERLAAAPEVTGSRRYVDFLASRPAGAEHAAIERLITLADRLGARVHVLHLSAASALPLIADAKAAGVAVTAETCPHFLTLTAEEVPDGATEFKCCPPIREAANQDALWAALADGTLDCVVSDHSPCTVDLKVPDFGAAWGGISSLQLGLPAIWTAAGARGHQLADVARWMSTAPARLAGLRHKGAIEPGRDADITVLDPEATFTVDPAALHHRNPVTAYAGRTLRGVVRATWLRGRPILETAETAAAGAAGAVGFVGEETETGQDSGGAHPAPAPIGRLIERTAAP; from the coding sequence TTGTCCGAGGCAGACGCGTTCCCCGCGCGGCCGATCGATGTGCTCCTCCGCTCCCGCCGGGTGGTCACCCCCACCGGCACCCGCCCCGCCTGCGTCGCGGTCGCCGGGGAGCGGATCGAGGCGCTGCTCTCGCACGACGCCCCGCCGCCCCCTGGCGCCCGCCTCGTCGACTACGGCGACGCGGCGCTGCTGCCCGGGCTGGTCGACACCCATGTGCATATCAACGACCCCGGGCGCGCGGCCTGGGAGGGCTTCGCCTCCGCGACCAGGGCGGCGGCGGCCGGCGGTGTCACCACCCTGCTCGACATGCCCCTCAACAGCGTGCCGCCGACCGTCAGCCCCGAGGCGTTGGCCGTCAAGAGGGCCGCCGCGCGGGGCCGCGTCTGGGTGGACGTCGGCTTCTGGGGCGGCGCCGTGCCGGAGAACGCCGGCCGGCTGCGGGCCCTGCACCGATCCGGCGTCTTTGGCTTCAAGTGCTTCCTCTCGCCCTCGGGCGTCGAGGAGTTTCCCGCGCTCGACCCCGCCGGGCTGGCCGAGGCGCTGGCGGAGATCGCGGCCTTCGACGGGCTGCTGATCGTGCACGCCGAGGACCCCGAGCGGCTCGCCGCCGCGCCCGAGGTCACGGGAAGTCGGCGCTATGTCGACTTTCTGGCCTCCCGGCCGGCCGGCGCCGAACACGCGGCGATCGAGCGACTGATCACGCTGGCCGACCGACTCGGCGCCCGTGTCCATGTGCTGCACCTCTCGGCCGCCTCGGCGCTGCCCCTGATCGCCGACGCCAAGGCGGCGGGCGTCGCCGTCACCGCCGAGACCTGCCCGCACTTCCTCACCCTGACCGCCGAGGAAGTCCCCGACGGCGCCACCGAGTTCAAGTGCTGCCCGCCGATCAGGGAGGCCGCCAACCAGGACGCCCTCTGGGCCGCGCTCGCCGACGGCACCCTCGACTGTGTGGTCTCCGACCACTCACCGTGCACGGTGGACCTGAAGGTGCCGGACTTCGGCGCCGCCTGGGGCGGGATCTCCTCCCTCCAGCTGGGCCTCCCGGCCATCTGGACCGCGGCCGGCGCCCGCGGCCACCAACTCGCCGATGTGGCGCGATGGATGTCCACCGCCCCGGCGCGGCTGGCCGGCCTGCGTCACAAGGGCGCGATCGAGCCGGGCCGGGACGCCGACATCACCGTGCTGGACCCGGAGGCCACCTTCACCGTCGACCCGGCGGCGCTGCACCACCGCAACCCGGTGACGGCCTACGCCGGCCGCACGCTCAGGGGCGTGGTGCGCGCCACCTGGCTGCGCGGGCGACCCATCCTGGAGACCGCGGAAACCGCGGCGGCAGGAGCAGCGGGAGCTGTGGGATTCGTGGGAGAAGAGACCGAGACCGGGCAGGACTCGGGCGGGGCGCATCCGGCCCCCGCGCCGATCGGCCGGTTGATCGAGAGGACGGCTGCGCCGTGA
- the alc gene encoding allantoicase, with product MTADGTSTVFPGHAAPYGGGDPYADYRTVDLRDLPFTRLPDLAVRSIGGCVTAANDEFFAERENLLAPGRAVFDPAAFGNKGKVMDGWETRRRRGSHGEHPHPSADEYDWALIRLGVPGRLHGIVVDTAHFRGNHPRAVRVEGTARPGTPGPEELFGPDTGWTELVPRTEIGGHAAHAFPLAPLAGAPVTHLRLSQYPDGGIARLRVHGVPLADPDWLAALGTFDLAALAHGGLVEDASNSFYSPPAHTIYPGRPRTMDEGWETARRRDSGHDWLRYRLAEQGVVRAVEIDTGCYRGNAPGWAELSLWDGPSGGAATAPAGSWHQVLPRTRLLPDTVHRFVLPDDVPPATHARLDVHPDGGVARLRLHGSLTERGRRRLRERQQALGD from the coding sequence ATGACAGCGGATGGGACCAGCACGGTGTTCCCGGGCCACGCGGCCCCCTACGGCGGCGGCGACCCCTATGCCGACTACCGCACCGTCGACCTGAGGGATCTGCCGTTCACCCGGCTGCCCGATCTCGCCGTGCGGTCGATCGGCGGCTGTGTGACGGCCGCCAACGACGAGTTCTTCGCCGAACGGGAGAATCTCCTCGCCCCGGGGCGCGCCGTCTTCGACCCGGCGGCCTTCGGCAACAAGGGCAAGGTGATGGACGGTTGGGAGACCCGCAGGCGCCGGGGCAGCCACGGTGAGCACCCGCATCCCTCGGCCGACGAGTACGACTGGGCGCTGATCCGCCTCGGCGTTCCCGGGCGGCTCCACGGCATCGTCGTCGACACCGCGCACTTCCGGGGGAACCACCCCCGCGCGGTCCGCGTGGAGGGCACCGCCAGGCCCGGCACCCCGGGACCCGAGGAGCTGTTCGGGCCCGACACCGGGTGGACGGAGCTGGTGCCGCGCACCGAGATCGGCGGCCACGCGGCGCACGCCTTCCCGTTGGCGCCCCTCGCGGGCGCCCCGGTCACCCATCTGCGGCTGAGCCAGTACCCGGACGGCGGCATCGCCCGGCTCCGGGTGCACGGCGTGCCGCTGGCCGACCCCGACTGGCTGGCCGCCCTCGGCACCTTCGACCTGGCCGCGCTCGCCCATGGCGGCCTGGTGGAGGACGCGTCCAACTCCTTCTACTCGCCTCCGGCGCACACCATCTACCCGGGCCGGCCCCGCACCATGGACGAGGGCTGGGAGACCGCGCGCCGCCGGGACTCGGGGCACGACTGGCTCCGCTACCGGCTCGCCGAGCAGGGAGTGGTGCGGGCGGTCGAGATCGACACCGGCTGCTACCGGGGCAACGCCCCCGGCTGGGCCGAACTCTCCCTCTGGGACGGCCCGTCGGGCGGGGCGGCCACCGCACCGGCTGGCTCCTGGCACCAGGTGTTGCCCCGCACCCGGCTGCTCCCCGACACCGTGCACCGGTTCGTGCTGCCCGACGACGTGCCCCCGGCGACCCACGCCAGGCTCGACGTCCACCCGGACGGCGGCGTCGCCAGGCTGCGGCTGCACGGTAGCCTCACCGAACGCGGCCGGCGACGGCTGCGGGAGCGTCAACAGGCCCTCGGGGACTGA
- a CDS encoding ribonuclease domain-containing protein: MGMNRVSRTARGARAGALGALLATLLVGGQATATAAPTPIPAPTSTASAFAPFAFGDICYSGLPAQAHDTLDLIERGGPFPHPQDGGTFYNREGLLPDQPTGYYQEYTVETPGSDDRGARRIVTGDSSQEDYYTADHYASFDLIDHGC; the protein is encoded by the coding sequence ATGGGCATGAATCGCGTATCCAGGACCGCCAGGGGCGCACGCGCCGGCGCCCTCGGCGCACTGCTCGCCACTCTGCTGGTGGGCGGCCAGGCCACGGCCACCGCGGCACCCACCCCCATCCCTGCCCCCACCTCCACCGCCTCGGCCTTCGCACCGTTCGCCTTCGGCGACATCTGCTACAGCGGCCTGCCGGCGCAGGCCCACGACACCCTCGACCTGATCGAGCGGGGCGGCCCCTTCCCCCACCCCCAGGACGGCGGCACCTTCTACAACCGTGAGGGCCTGCTGCCCGACCAACCCACCGGCTACTACCAGGAGTACACCGTGGAGACGCCGGGCAGCGACGACCGCGGCGCACGGCGGATCGTCACCGGCGACTCCTCCCAGGAGGACTACTACACCGCGGATCACTACGCCTCGTTCGACCTGATCGACCACGGCTGCTGA
- a CDS encoding LacI family DNA-binding transcriptional regulator has translation MKRPTMRDIADRAGVTKAAVSFALNGRPGVSESTRGRILAIAEELGWQPSSAARALSDGRAGAFGLVIDRPARTLGIEPFFMQLISGIQAELARDTTPLLLTMAEDQAAEIELYRSWWARRAVDGVFLVDLQVSDARVAVLEQLGMPAVVIGGPLGTGRLPAVWSDDAAAVAVAVRHLADLGHRRLARVSGPARLRHTSVRAVAFDQVTAELGLAGRTLEADYSGDGGAAATRELLSGPSRPTAILYDNDVMALSGVTAAQGLGLRVPADVSVMAWDDSALCELVHPPLTALSRDIGAYGARAAQRLRAAAGGRCLGDLQDAAPSLTLRGSTASPPMGD, from the coding sequence TTGAAACGCCCGACCATGCGGGACATCGCCGATCGGGCGGGGGTCACCAAGGCCGCCGTGTCCTTCGCGCTCAACGGTCGGCCCGGCGTCTCGGAGTCCACCAGGGGACGCATCCTGGCCATCGCCGAGGAGTTGGGCTGGCAGCCCAGCAGCGCGGCCAGGGCGCTCTCCGACGGCAGGGCCGGAGCGTTCGGCCTGGTCATCGACCGGCCGGCGCGGACGCTTGGGATCGAGCCGTTCTTCATGCAGCTGATCTCCGGCATCCAGGCCGAACTGGCGCGGGACACCACGCCGTTGCTGCTCACCATGGCGGAGGACCAGGCGGCCGAGATCGAGCTGTACCGCTCCTGGTGGGCGCGGCGCGCGGTGGACGGGGTGTTCCTCGTCGATCTCCAGGTGTCCGACGCCAGGGTCGCGGTGCTGGAGCAGCTGGGCATGCCGGCGGTGGTGATCGGCGGGCCACTGGGCACCGGCCGGCTGCCGGCGGTCTGGAGCGACGACGCGGCGGCGGTGGCCGTCGCCGTCCGGCATCTGGCGGATCTCGGGCATCGGCGGCTGGCCAGGGTGTCAGGGCCCGCCCGGCTGCGCCACACCTCGGTCCGGGCGGTGGCCTTCGACCAGGTGACCGCCGAACTCGGCCTGGCCGGGCGGACGTTGGAGGCGGACTACAGCGGCGACGGCGGTGCGGCTGCCACCCGGGAGCTGCTGTCGGGACCTTCGCGGCCGACGGCGATCCTCTACGACAACGATGTGATGGCCCTCTCCGGGGTGACGGCGGCGCAGGGGCTCGGCCTCCGGGTGCCGGCCGATGTGTCCGTGATGGCCTGGGACGACTCCGCGCTCTGCGAGCTGGTGCATCCGCCGCTGACCGCGCTGAGCCGGGATATCGGGGCCTATGGAGCGCGGGCGGCGCAGCGGCTGCGCGCCGCGGCGGGCGGCCGGTGTCTCGGCGACCTCCAGGACGCGGCGCCCTCACTCACCCTGCGCGGCTCGACCGCGTCCCCACCGATGGGGGACTGA
- a CDS encoding ROK family glucokinase, giving the protein MSTYRERAHRQTARASVLRAIASRERSSHLSAPRVPTVGIDIGGTKVMAGVVDADGTILERLRTETPEKSKSPKVVEDTIAELVLDLSDRHDVHAVGIGAAGWVDADRSTVLFAPHLAWRNEPLREALASRLAVPIMVDNDANTAAWGEWRFGAGRGADHLVMITLGTGIGGGILESGKVKRGAFGVAGEFGHMQVVPEGHRCPCGNRGCWEQYSSGNALVREARELAAADSPVAHHILARVEGQIGDITGPLITELAREGDAMCVELLQDIGRWLGVGIANLAAALDPARFVVGGGVSDADELLIGPAREAFKRQLTGRGYRPEATIVRAALGADAGMVGAADLARLVARRFRRANRRRAERAHRPAFELRLTPRGWAGDA; this is encoded by the coding sequence ATGAGTACCTACCGTGAGCGTGCGCACCGCCAGACGGCGCGGGCTTCCGTGCTACGCGCCATCGCCAGCCGCGAGCGCTCCTCACATCTGTCCGCGCCCCGGGTGCCGACCGTGGGGATCGACATCGGCGGCACGAAGGTGATGGCCGGTGTGGTGGACGCGGACGGCACCATCCTGGAGCGGCTGCGCACCGAGACGCCCGAGAAGTCCAAGAGCCCCAAGGTCGTCGAGGACACCATCGCCGAACTCGTGCTGGACCTCTCGGACCGGCACGATGTGCACGCGGTGGGCATCGGCGCGGCCGGCTGGGTGGACGCCGACCGCTCCACGGTGCTCTTCGCCCCCCATCTGGCCTGGCGCAACGAGCCGCTGCGCGAGGCCCTGGCGTCTCGCCTGGCCGTTCCGATCATGGTCGACAACGACGCCAACACCGCCGCCTGGGGCGAGTGGCGCTTCGGCGCGGGCCGGGGCGCCGACCATCTGGTGATGATCACCCTGGGCACCGGCATCGGCGGCGGGATACTGGAGTCGGGCAAGGTCAAGCGCGGCGCCTTCGGCGTGGCCGGCGAGTTCGGGCACATGCAGGTCGTCCCCGAGGGGCACCGCTGCCCGTGCGGCAACCGCGGCTGCTGGGAGCAGTACAGCTCGGGCAACGCGCTGGTGCGGGAGGCGCGCGAGCTGGCCGCCGCCGACTCCCCGGTGGCCCACCACATCCTGGCCCGGGTGGAGGGCCAGATCGGGGACATCACGGGCCCGCTGATCACCGAGCTGGCCCGCGAGGGCGACGCGATGTGCGTCGAGCTGCTCCAGGACATCGGGCGCTGGCTCGGCGTCGGCATCGCCAACCTGGCCGCCGCGCTCGACCCGGCGCGCTTCGTCGTCGGCGGCGGGGTCAGCGACGCGGACGAGCTGCTGATCGGCCCGGCCAGGGAGGCGTTCAAACGGCAGCTGACCGGGCGGGGTTACCGGCCCGAGGCGACCATCGTGCGGGCCGCGCTCGGCGCCGACGCCGGCATGGTGGGCGCGGCCGACCTGGCCCGGCTGGTGGCCAGGCGGTTCCGCAGGGCCAACCGACGCAGGGCCGAGCGGGCCCATCGCCCCGCCTTCGAGCTGCGGTTGACGCCGCGCGGATGGGCGGGGGACGCGTGA
- a CDS encoding GNAT family N-acetyltransferase, which produces MVGAAPGSDEAAGESELARVLRAAARGEFPPGDGGFTVIPPPNARDAGVLGMTAHAVIFTDQDPEWVRTTLRAASPDPLAAPLGPAFLTAFGARTGRRVNCVDLLTVAPALPGRPALDLTEISATDHPRVVRARQFRDRVRVWTTPEGGVLVMGAGVAGRHEVAIELDEAARGRGLGRELALAARQLVPAGELVWSQQPPGNARSVRTFQAAGYRPVGAEALLIVD; this is translated from the coding sequence ATGGTGGGCGCGGCACCGGGGAGTGACGAGGCGGCCGGCGAGAGCGAGTTGGCGCGGGTGCTGCGGGCCGCCGCGCGCGGGGAGTTCCCGCCGGGCGACGGCGGGTTCACGGTGATCCCGCCGCCCAACGCGCGGGACGCCGGCGTGCTGGGCATGACCGCGCACGCCGTCATCTTCACCGACCAGGACCCGGAGTGGGTGCGGACCACGCTGCGGGCCGCCTCGCCCGACCCGCTGGCGGCCCCGCTGGGGCCCGCCTTCCTGACGGCGTTCGGCGCCAGGACGGGACGCCGGGTCAACTGCGTGGACCTGCTGACGGTGGCGCCGGCCCTGCCGGGGCGGCCGGCGCTGGACCTCACCGAGATCAGCGCGACGGACCACCCCCGGGTGGTGCGGGCCCGTCAGTTCCGTGACCGCGTGCGGGTGTGGACGACCCCCGAGGGCGGGGTGCTGGTGATGGGCGCGGGCGTCGCCGGCCGCCACGAGGTGGCGATCGAACTGGACGAGGCCGCCAGGGGACGAGGACTGGGACGCGAGTTGGCCCTGGCGGCCCGCCAACTGGTGCCGGCGGGCGAGCTGGTGTGGTCCCAGCAGCCGCCGGGGAACGCCCGCAGCGTCCGCACCTTCCAGGCCGCCGGCTACCGCCCGGTCGGCGCCGAGGCGCTGCTGATCGTGGACTGA
- a CDS encoding glycerate kinase yields MTQSWRVLIAADKFKGSLTAAEVAEHVTAGIRQVRPEVTVTALPVADGGDGTVDAAVAGGFTPVEVEATGPLGTPVAARFALRGDTAVVEMAQASGLVLLPPRTFAPMTATTFGTGELIAAALDAGARRIILGVGGSATTDGGAGMLMALGAKLLDDDGDPVPLGGGPLREVASVDLSGLDPRLKDTEFVLASDVDNPLCGPMGAAGVYGPQKGADPLEVEVLDGALSHFAEVLERVEGSRVAELAEAPGAGAAGGVGFGALIGLGATFRPGIEVLLDVLGFAEALADADVVITGEGSLDEQTLRGKAPAGVAAAARAADRRVLAVCGRLAIDAEALAGAGIEAAYPLTALEPNPRRSMDNAGPLLQRVAAQLATDHLAP; encoded by the coding sequence ATGACGCAGAGCTGGCGCGTGCTGATCGCCGCCGACAAGTTCAAGGGTTCGCTCACCGCCGCCGAGGTGGCCGAACATGTCACGGCCGGTATCCGCCAGGTCCGCCCCGAGGTCACGGTGACCGCGCTGCCGGTGGCCGACGGGGGCGACGGCACGGTCGACGCCGCCGTGGCCGGTGGCTTCACGCCGGTCGAGGTCGAGGCGACCGGGCCGCTGGGCACGCCGGTCGCCGCGCGGTTCGCGCTGCGCGGGGACACCGCGGTGGTGGAGATGGCGCAGGCCTCGGGCCTTGTGCTGCTGCCGCCGCGCACCTTCGCGCCCATGACCGCCACCACCTTCGGCACCGGCGAGTTGATCGCCGCCGCGCTGGACGCGGGCGCCCGCCGGATCATTCTCGGCGTGGGCGGCTCGGCCACGACGGACGGCGGCGCGGGGATGCTGATGGCGCTGGGCGCCAAGCTGCTGGACGACGACGGGGACCCGGTGCCGCTCGGCGGCGGACCGCTGCGCGAGGTGGCGTCCGTTGACCTCTCCGGGCTCGATCCCCGGCTGAAGGACACCGAGTTCGTGCTGGCCAGCGACGTGGACAACCCGCTGTGCGGGCCCATGGGAGCCGCCGGGGTCTACGGTCCGCAGAAGGGCGCCGACCCGCTGGAGGTCGAGGTGCTGGACGGGGCGCTCTCCCACTTCGCCGAGGTGCTGGAGCGGGTGGAGGGCAGCCGGGTCGCCGAGCTGGCCGAGGCGCCGGGCGCCGGCGCGGCCGGCGGCGTCGGCTTCGGCGCGCTGATCGGCCTGGGCGCCACCTTCCGTCCCGGGATCGAGGTGCTGCTCGATGTGCTGGGGTTCGCCGAGGCGCTGGCGGACGCGGATGTGGTGATCACCGGGGAGGGCTCGCTGGACGAGCAGACGCTGCGCGGCAAGGCCCCGGCCGGCGTGGCGGCTGCGGCCCGCGCGGCCGACCGGCGGGTGCTCGCGGTCTGTGGCCGACTGGCCATCGACGCGGAGGCCCTGGCCGGGGCGGGCATCGAGGCCGCGTACCCGCTGACCGCGCTGGAGCCAAACCCCCGCCGCAGCATGGACAACGCGGGCCCCCTGCTGCAACGCGTGGCCGCCCAACTGGCCACCGACCACCTCGCCCCCTGA
- a CDS encoding phytoene desaturase family protein has translation MPALRDVVVVGAGPNGLTAAVELARRGMSVALFEAKETVGGGARTEELTLPGFRHDPCSAVHPMGAGSPAFNAMPLERYGLAWVHPELPLAHPFPDGGAAVLARAVGETAASLGPRDAAAYRRLLAPYLGRWETLVGDFLNVPWDGLPRDPLLLARFGLTGTPPVSWLVRRFRDDRARALLTGLAAHVIAPTSTPATGAVALVFALAAHEVGWPIARGGSQAISDALAGYLRDLGGEIHTGVEVKRLDELPPARAYVFDTSPTALARIAGLGSAYRRFRYGPAAFKIDYALDGPVPWTSPEARRAGSVHLGSSSGEITEALRAAAVRGEAPEVPFLVTSQPTLFDPSRAPEGKHVYWAYGHVPNGWTGDLTDAVERQIERFAPGFRDLVLARAVAGPPELARRNANYVGGDIGCGAFAGTQTMFRPRIGLRPYATPHPAVFLCSSATWPAPGVHGMSGHNAAKAVWRQLRRGTPALSG, from the coding sequence TTGCCTGCGTTGCGTGACGTGGTCGTGGTGGGAGCCGGGCCGAACGGGCTGACGGCCGCCGTGGAGCTGGCCAGGCGCGGGATGTCGGTCGCGCTCTTCGAGGCGAAGGAGACCGTCGGCGGCGGCGCCAGGACCGAGGAGCTGACGCTCCCCGGCTTCCGGCACGACCCCTGCTCCGCCGTCCATCCGATGGGCGCCGGCTCGCCCGCGTTCAACGCGATGCCGCTGGAACGGTACGGACTCGCCTGGGTGCACCCGGAGTTGCCGCTGGCGCACCCGTTCCCGGACGGCGGCGCCGCCGTGCTGGCCAGGGCCGTGGGCGAGACGGCCGCCAGCCTGGGCCCCAGGGACGCCGCCGCCTACCGCCGCCTGCTCGCGCCCTATCTGGGACGGTGGGAGACGCTGGTCGGCGACTTCCTCAACGTCCCCTGGGACGGGCTGCCACGCGATCCGCTGCTGCTGGCCCGCTTCGGTCTCACCGGCACCCCGCCCGTCTCCTGGCTGGTCAGACGCTTCCGCGACGACCGGGCCCGAGCGCTGCTCACCGGGCTCGCCGCACATGTGATCGCCCCGACCTCCACGCCGGCGACCGGCGCGGTGGCGCTGGTCTTCGCGCTGGCGGCGCACGAGGTGGGGTGGCCGATCGCCAGGGGCGGTTCCCAGGCCATCTCCGACGCGCTGGCCGGCTATCTGCGGGACCTCGGCGGGGAGATCCACACCGGCGTCGAGGTCAAACGGCTGGACGAGCTGCCGCCCGCGCGGGCCTATGTCTTCGACACCTCCCCCACCGCGCTGGCCCGGATCGCCGGCCTCGGCAGCGCCTACCGGCGCTTCCGCTACGGCCCCGCCGCCTTCAAGATCGACTACGCGTTGGACGGGCCCGTGCCCTGGACCTCTCCCGAGGCGCGCCGCGCCGGCTCGGTCCATCTGGGCTCCAGCAGCGGCGAGATCACCGAGGCGCTGCGCGCGGCGGCGGTCCGGGGCGAGGCCCCCGAGGTGCCGTTCCTGGTCACCTCCCAGCCGACCCTGTTCGACCCGAGCCGGGCGCCCGAGGGCAAGCATGTGTACTGGGCCTACGGGCATGTGCCCAATGGTTGGACGGGCGATCTCACGGACGCGGTGGAGCGCCAGATCGAGCGGTTCGCGCCCGGCTTCCGCGATCTGGTGCTGGCCCGAGCGGTCGCCGGGCCGCCGGAGTTGGCCCGGCGCAACGCCAACTACGTGGGCGGTGACATCGGCTGCGGCGCGTTCGCCGGCACCCAGACGATGTTCCGGCCGCGCATCGGGCTCCGGCCCTACGCCACCCCGCACCCGGCGGTCTTCCTCTGCTCGTCGGCGACCTGGCCGGCGCCGGGGGTGCACGGGATGTCGGGACACAACGCCGCCAAGGCGGTGTGGCGCCAACTCCGCCGTGGCACCCCGGCGTTGTCCGGGTAG
- a CDS encoding GNAT family N-acetyltransferase translates to MSHLVRAYRPADERSWLRCRVLSFLDTPYYDNVLIAKPATPPPGFALVAVDEERPARDAVVGCLDLTMADRLATIETIAVHPDAQRQGIATALLAEARARAEAAGATTLDAWTRDQPSSLAWYHAMGFQESDHYLHVYANAYVDEGEPERAVERPRPGLRPITVFSHAGLDREAEMRARFQRVHICRRFSQPLDSHA, encoded by the coding sequence ATGAGTCATCTCGTGCGTGCCTATCGGCCGGCCGACGAACGGTCCTGGCTGCGCTGCCGGGTGCTCTCCTTCCTGGACACCCCGTACTACGACAATGTGCTCATCGCCAAGCCGGCCACCCCACCGCCGGGCTTCGCCCTGGTCGCGGTGGACGAGGAACGGCCGGCCCGGGACGCGGTGGTCGGCTGTCTCGACCTCACGATGGCCGATCGGCTGGCCACCATCGAGACCATCGCCGTGCATCCCGACGCTCAGCGTCAGGGCATCGCCACCGCGCTGCTGGCCGAGGCCCGGGCCCGCGCCGAGGCGGCGGGGGCGACCACCCTGGACGCCTGGACGCGTGACCAGCCGTCCAGCCTCGCCTGGTACCACGCCATGGGGTTCCAGGAGAGCGACCACTATCTCCATGTCTACGCCAACGCGTACGTGGACGAGGGCGAGCCGGAGCGGGCGGTGGAGCGCCCCCGGCCCGGGCTGCGTCCGATCACGGTCTTCAGCCATGCCGGACTGGACCGCGAGGCCGAGATGCGTGCGCGGTTCCAGCGCGTCCATATCTGCCGCAGGTTCAGTCAGCCGCTCGACTCCCACGCCTGA